DNA sequence from the Pseudomonas fluorescens Q2-87 genome:
CCAAGTCCGGGAATGCGCGGGCGACCGCGGCCAGGCGCGCCGGGTCGTTATAGGTTGGGTTCGGCGTGGTCGGCCCGCTCATCAGGAACAACGGGATGCCGCGCTTTTGCAGGTGCTCGTAGATCGGCCAGTACAGCGCATCGTCGGGATGCCGGGCCGGTTCGGCGAAGCCCGGTTCCAGGTCGATGCCGGCCAGGCCCAGCGAGTCGATGGCCCGGTCGATTTCTGCCAGGGCGCCTTCGATGCCCTGTAGCACCGGCTCCACCGCGCCGATGCCGATCAGTGATGCATGACCGTGGACGATTTCGTGGATGCGCTCATTGGGCAGATGCTGCCCCGGGGTGTGGCGCCCGACCACCACGGCTTTGTCCAGCCCGGCATCACGCACCTCGGCGAGAAAACCCTGTGGGGTCAGCGAACGCTCGAAATGATCATCCGCGCCGCGGGTGCCGACGCGCCGATTGAGCCAGCGCGCCACGTCATGCTCGGGCGAGCCCGGGACGCCACCGAAGAAAGGATGCAGGTAGGCCGGGCGACAGCGCAGGTCGATGATTTTCATGCGACTTTCTCCTGGCCGGCACGCACATCGAAGGCGCCGCCGGTGAAGGCGCCATCCACGGTGACCTTGCCTTTGCCCGGCAGCAACGGAAACACCAGCTCGGCAAAGCGGTACGCCTCTTCCAGATGTGGGTAGCCGGACAGTACGAAGCTGTCGACGCCCAGGTCGGCGTATTCCTGCAGGCGCGCGGCGACGGTTTCTGGATCGCCCACCAGGGCTGTGCCGGCACCGCCACGTACCAGGCCGACGCCGGCCCAGAGGTTAGGCGCCACTTCCAGCTGGTTGCGATCACCGCCATGCAGCGCGGCCATGCGCCGCTGGCCTTCGGAGTCCATTTTGGCGTAGTTGGCCTGGGCGGCGGCGACAGTGGCGTCATCGAGGTGGCTGATCAGTTCATCGGCGGCGGCCCAAGCGGCTTCGCTGGTTTCCCGCACGATCACATGCAGGCGCACGCCGAAGCGCACGCTGCGGCCATGCCTGGCGGCGCGGGCGCGCACGTCGGCGATTTTCTCGGCCACGGCCGCCGGTGGTTCGCCCCAGGTGAGGTAGGCATCGACATGCTTGGCGGCCAGCTCGTGGGCGGCCTCGGACGAGCCGCCGAAGTACAGCGGCGGATAGGGCTTTTGCAAGGGGGCGAAGAAATTCTGTGCGCCCCGGACCTTCAGATGCTTGCCGTCGAAGTCGACGGTTTCGCCTTGCAGCAGGCGGCGCCAGATGGTCAGGAACTCATCGGAGGCTTCGTAGCGCTCATCGTGGGCAAGGAACACACCGTCGGCTTGCAGTTCGGTAGCGTCGCCGCCGGGAACCACGTTGAGCAGCAGGCGACCGCCGCTGGCCTGGTCCAGGCTGGCGGCCTGGCGCGCCGAGGCGGTGGGGTTGCCGAGCGACGTGCGCAGCGCCACCAGCAGCTTGATGCGCTGGGTCACTGGAACCAGGCTGGCGGCGGTCACCCAGGGATCGAGGCAACTGGCACCGGTGGGAATCAGCAGGCCGTCGTAGCCGAGCTGGTCGGCGGCCACGGCGATTTGCCGCATATAGGCGTTGGTCGCCGGTCGGCCACTGCCGGAATGCCCCAAGTAACGGGTATCGCCGGAGGTGGGAAGGAACCAGAAAATATCCAGGCTCATGGGGTTTGATCCTTTTGCTGTTGGGAGTCTGGAAGGGCGCTGGGCCCTTCCGGTATCGCAACGCTTGGCATTTTGGAAGGGTTGGCCGGTCACCCTGTGGCTACGGCTGGGGCCGTTGCGGCGGGCGGGGCATTGCCCGGTTTTTTGTTATCAGATCGACAATTGAATGGCCCGGGTGGGCCGTTCCTGGGTGTCCGGGCGGCGGCGATTGACCACCAATTCGCCAATGGCGATCAGGCGTGCGCGGGTGACGTTGCGACTGAGGCCAAGCAGGTTGGCGGTGCGCACCTGGTTGCAGTGGCAAAAGCGGTAGGCGGCCCGCAGCAGGCTGTCTTCGACTTTCTCGTGAAGGCCGCCGGACTGTTCTTCGAACAATCGGTGAAAGGTCCGCAATAACTGTTCATCGGCGCTTTCGCCGGCGCTTGCCTGTGGCTGTTCCTGGCGTTCGATGCGGATCGGCGACAGGCGCAGGTCGTCTTCCTGCACCAGGCCGTTGCGGCACACCAGAAGGGTGTGGTGGAGGACATTCTCCAGCTCGCGGATGTTGCCTGGCCAGCTGTAGTCCACCAGTTTGCGCTCGGCCTGCGGGGTCAGGCGTACTTCGCCGTAGCCCAGGCGCTGGCAGTAGGTTTTGATGAAGTGGCGCGTCAGCGGCACGATGTCGCCCGGTCGCTCGCGCAGTGGATAGAGTTGCAGACTCACCACATCGAGGCGGTAGTAGAGGTCTTCGCGAAAGTTGCCGGCACTGATGGCCTTGTCCAGTTGCACGTTGGTGGCAGCGACCACGCGCACGTTGATCGCAATGCTCTTGCGTGAACCCAGGCGCACCACCTCGCGTTCCTGCAACACACGCAGCAACTTGACCTGGATGGCCATGGGCAAGTCGCCGATCTCGTCGAGGAATAGGGTTCCGCCGTTGGCTTCCTCGAACCAGCCGGCCTTGGCGGCGAGGGCACCGGTGAACGCGCCTTTTTCATGGCCGAACAGCTCCGCCTCTACCAGCGATTCGGAGAACGCACCGCAGTTGACCGCGACAAAGGGACCGTTGCGCCGGCCGCTGAGGTTGTGGATGTGGCGTGCGACCAGCTCCTTGCCCGTGCCTGTCTCGCCAATGATCAGGACGCTGGCCTCACTGGGGGCGACCTGTTGCACGTGAGCGAGAAGCGCCTGCGATCTAGGGTCTTCGAAGACCTGCGCGGTCGCCCGGATCGAGGTGGCCAATGTCGGCGAAGGTGGAAGGGTCAGCAGTTGCATGGGCATCCCTATGAGTAGAAGGAGGGGGTGGGCCGCGTCTGGCTCAGCGCCCATTCACCCAGTTCGTGGAGTTTGTAATCCACCGGATCGTGCAGGCTCTGGGTGCGCAGGTTGCGCCAGTGGCGGTCCAGGCGCAGCGACGCATGGGTGGCGCGGGCGCCGGTGACTTCGAACAGGCGGCTGCAAATGTCCAGGCCGGTGCGCACGGCAGCGACCTTGGCGGTGGCGATGGACAGCGCCAGTTGCGCGCGTTCCTCGGCGCCCAGGGCATGGCCCTTGTTCCAAGCGGCATCGAGCTGCTCGGCGGCGCGTTCCACCAGCAGGCGCACCCCCTCCAGGCCGACCCAGAACTCGCCGAAGTGGCGCAAAATGTACGGGTCTTCGCTGACATGCTGGGCCTTGGAGCGGAACCACGGTCGACCTTCCTTGAGCGTGTAGTGACGGGCCTCTTCCAAGGCACCTTCGGCAATGCCGAGGAAAATATGGGCGAAGTGCAGTTGCGCGATCAGCGGACGCAGGCAGGCGAAGGGCGTGCTCAGGGGGCCGGGATCGAGCAGCAACTCGTTTTCTTCCACCCGCACCCGTTCGAAGGTGGCGCTGCCGCTGTCGGTCTGGCGTTGGCCCATGTTGTCCCAATCACCGTGCAGGGTAATGCCAGTGCGGCCGCTGGGAATGGCGGCGATCAATAGCTTGCCGCTGGCGCTTTCATCGATGGCCGAGGCGATCAGCATTTCCGAGTCGCTGGCGCCGGAGCAGAAGCTTTTCTTGCCGGAAAACTCACGCCAACCGTCGAAGGTCTTGACCACGGTGCGGGTATCCAGTGGGTTCAACGCATTGCCCCAGAACCAGTTCTTGCGGGCGGTCTGTTCGAACCAGGGCTGCCACTGATCGGGGCGGGAAAACAGGCGCACGGTGGCCAGCATCAAGTGCTGGAAACCGAAGACGTGGGCGATGGAGCTGTCCACCTTGGCAAATTCGCGCACCACGCCGAGGGTTTCGCTCCAGCTGGCACCGAGGCCGCCGAATTGCGTGGGGATGCTCAAGGCCAGCAAGCCGCTTTGGCGGATGGCATCGCGTTGCAGCTTGGGCGTGCCGCCGGCCTCGTCGCGCTCGACGGCGGTTTCAGCGAACTCCGCCGCCAGTCGGCGAGCGGTTTGCAGCGGCGTCAGTACCGTGGGTTGTTGATGGGTTCTCAAGCGATGTCCCTCGCAAAAAGGCCGTCCAGGCAAATGCAGTCGTGATTCATGCGGATTCCTCAGGCGATTTTGCGCAGTGCCTGCGCCTGGCCAGTGAACAGGCGAGCGGCACGTTCGGCGGCCAGTTCGATGCGGGCTTGCAGACCCTGGCTGGCGAGGCGGTAGTCAACGAAATCGGTCTCGCTGGCATAGACGCCGATGGGCAAGGTGAGGGACTGGAAGAAGCTGAACAGCGGACGCAATTGATGATCGAGGACCAAGGCGTGACGCTCACTGCCACCGGTGGCCGCGAGCAAGACCGGCGTGTTGACCAGCGCGTCCTGGCCGACCAGGTCGAACAAATGCTTGAACAAACCCGGATAGGTGCCACGGTAAACCGGCGCGGCGACGACTAGCAGATCGGCCGACTCAATCAGTCGCAGTTCATGCTCGACCGTCTCTGGCAATTCCTTGCGCCACAGTGCAGCGCCAAGCGGACGGGCAATGTTGCCCAGTTCGATCAGGTGGGGGTCGATGACCAGATGCTGACCGAGTTCGCCCAGGATGGCTTCGGTCAATGCCAGTGTGCGCGAGGGGCGGGCGGTACCGCCGGAAACGGCGACGACTTTCAGTGGAGTGCTCATCCTAGGTGTTCCTGTTGGACTGTTGATCGAGGTACAGGGGCTTGAGCAAGGGCCGTACCAAGGTGCGCCGCTCAGTGTTTGCTGGGGGCTGGAGGCGGGGAGTGGGGGCGGGCTGTTGATTTTGCGCAGGGTTTGTTGAGTTGCTGTTGCCCGGCAGACAGTTAGGCTACTGTTTCTGGCGCAACAGCTTCGCGTTCATAAGGCCAAGGAGTGCTTCAAATGCAGCGAGTGGAGTGGCTTGAGCATCAAATCGATCTGCTTCGTTAGGACTGCGTGTGAATCGCTTACTGCGGCCATTGCTCAAGCAGAATCGAGACGAACTTCTCCGCGGCGGGAGACAGAGATGCGCCCCGTCGATAGACCAACCCCAGTGATCGGTTTACCACGGGTTCGATCAGCGGCACGCTGACCAGCGTTGGGTGGTCCCCGGCGGGCATTGCCAGGCTGGGCATCGCCGACACCCCGAGGCCAGCCTCGACCAACCCCAGCGACGTGGACAAGTGCTGCACTTCGTAAAACCACTGCGGACGCCAACTCAGGCCTGACAAGGCGTGATCGAGCAGCATGCGGTTTCCGCTCAGGCGGCCCACCCCGATCAACCGATAATCGCTGAGTTCCGACCAGGTGACGGCGCTACGTTGAGCCAATTCATGGTCCCGTCGGCAGGCCAGCACAAACGGCTCGTTGACCAAGGGCACGAACTCGATGTCCGGATGCTGGCCGCTCATCATGTTGATGCCAAAATCGGCTTCGCCTCGTAGCACCGCCTCCAATCCTTCGTTGGCGCTGAGGTCGAGCAGGCGGATGCGGATCTTTGGGTAACGCTCGTTGTAGAGGCGGATCACCGAAGGCAGGAAATAGAACGCTGCGGTAGGAATACACGCCAGTGTCACCCGGCCGATCTGTCGCTCTGCCAGTTCGCGGATGTTGAGAATCGAGTCATCGAAATCGTCCAACAGGCGCCGCGCCTTGGGCAGGAAGTCACGACCGACGCTGGTCAGGCTGACTTTGCGTGTCGTGCGGTCGAGCAGGGCGGTGCCCAATCCTTCTTCGAGCTTTTTCATCCGTCGGCTCAGGGCCGGCTGGGACAAATGCAACGCATCGGCAGCCTCGTGGAAGCTGCCCAGCTCAGCGATTTTCACGAAAGAGCGAATGTCCTGAAGTTCGTATTCCATGGCCTTTCCCATCGATGTGCGCGATATGTCATGGGTTCATCCTAGGATAATTCTTTTGTGAAACGCAATAATCGCTCCGATCTTTGCATTGGAAACACTTTTTAAACCCTGCCACTCTTGTTCTCAGCACATCAATTGTCCAGATTGATCAACAAGAGTTAATGCTCATGCAACGAATTCCTTGTGTCTTAATGCGCGGCGGTACCTCCAAGGGGCCGGTATTCCTTGCCTGGGACTTGCCTGCTGCCATCGCGGAACGTGACGAGTTGCTGCTGAACCTGATGGGCTCCGGCCATGAGCTGGAAATCGACGGCATCGGTGGCGGTAGCCCGCAAACCAGCAAGGTGGCGATTGTCAGCCCTTCGCTTCACCCTGAGGCGGACGTCGACTATCTGTTTGTCCAGGTCATGGTCTCCCAGCGTCGGGTCGATACCGCACCCAACTGCGGCAATATGCTGTGCGCGGTCGGCCCGTTCGCTATCGAGCAGGGTCTGGTCAAGGCTTCCGGCGACTTGACCTGTGTGCGCATCCGCAACCTCAATACCGGGACCTTTGTGAATTCCGAGGTCCAAACCCCCGGCGGCAAGGTCAGCTATGAGGGCGATACCGCCATCGACGGCGTGCCGGGTACTGCGGCCCCGGTGCAACTGACCTTTCTCGATGCTGCCGGCAGCAAGACGGGGAAACTCTTTCCAACCGGGCAGCCTCAGGATCTGATCGATGGGATTGCGGTGACGTGCATCGACATGGCAATGCCGATGCTGATCGTTGAAGCTGGCCAGCTTGGCAAGCGCGGCGATGAAAGCCCTGCCGAACTGGACGCCGACCAGGCCTTTCTGAAACGCCTGGAGTCCCTGCGACTGAAAGCCGGCCTGGCCATGGGCCTGGGGGATGTCAGCGACAAGGTGATCCCCAAGCCAGTGCTGGTGTCTGCGCCCACCTCTGGCGGGACTCTCCAGGTGCGTTATTTCATGCCGCACAACTGTCACCGCGCCCTGGCGATCACCGGCTCCATTGGCCTTGCGACGGCGTGCGTGACCGAGGGCAGCGTCGTCGCCCAGTTGCTCGGCGGTGTCCGCGAGCCGCGCTTGCAGCAAGTTCGTATCGAGCACCCGAGCGGCGGGATCGATGTCGTATTGTCCTATACCGGCGAGAAGGGTGAGACGATTCGTGCCTCGGTGGTGCGTACCGCCCGCAGGCTTTTTTCAGGTTTCGTCTACGCGACCGCTACCCACCGACTCGCCGGCTAGCCAGGCAGTCCGGGTCGCTTGCATCAGAACAATTCTAAAAATGGGTGATGCCATGAAAGTTGTTAAATCGCTGTACTTTCAGATCATCTGCGCCGTGTTGCTGGGCGTGGTCGTCGGGCACTTCTGGTCGCAACAGGCAATCGCCTTGAAGCCTCTGGGTGATGCCTTCATCAAGTTGATCAAAATGATGATCGCGCCGGTGGTGTTCTGCACCATCGTCACCGGCATTGCCGGCATGAGTGACAAGCGATCCTTGGGTCGCTTGCTGAGCAAGACCATGCTGCTGTTCCTGGCGCTGACGTTGATCAGCCTGATCATCGGCCTGGTGTCGGTCTACCTGTTCAAGCCCGGTGCAGGCATGAATATCGATCCAACCCACCTGAGCACCCAAGGCCTGTCGCAGTACACCGAGTCCGCCGCGAAACTGGGTGTGGTCGAGTTTTTCATGCACATCATTCCCGACACGTTCATTGGCGCATTCGACAAAGGTGAAGTGCTGCCGGTGTTGTTCATCGCCGTTCTCTGTGGCTTTGCCTTGTCGTCCCTGGGCGAGCGCGGCAAACCCGTACTCGATGTGCTGGAGTCGGCTTCGCACATGGTCTTCAAGATATTTTCCTACCTGATGCGCTTCGCTCCGATTGGCGCATTCGGTGCATTGGCCTTCACAGTCGGGCAATACGGCATCACTTCCTTGGGTTCTCTGGCCAAGCTGATCATGACCCTCTACATCGCCTGCGCCTTCTTCGTCTTCGTGGTGTTGGGCGGCATTTGCCGCGCCCATGGCTTCAGCCTATGGAAGTTGCTGCGTTACCTGCGCGAGGAATTCCTGGTGGTGCTGGGGACCTCCTCGACCGAGCCCGTCATGCCGCGCATGCTGGAAAAACTCCAGGCCCTGGGCTGCAAGAGGGGGGTAGTAGGACTGGTGCTGCCCACGGGTTATTCGTTCAACCTCGACGGGACCGCGATCTACCTGTCGCTGGCGGCGGTTTTCATCGCCCAGGCCTGCAACATCGAGCTGACGCTGACCCAGACCATCACCATGTTGGCGATCATGCTGCTGTCGTCGAAGGGCGCCGCGGGGGTGACCGGCAGCGGTTTTGTCGCGCTGGCCTCGACCCTGACGGTCATCCATGACATTCCCCTGGCCGGCCTGGCCCTGTTGATCGGAATCGACCGATTCATGTCCGAGGCCCGGGCACTGACCAGCCTGGCGAGCAACGCCGTAGCAACCGTGGTAATCGCGCTCTCGGAGAATGCCTGCGAGCGTGAAACGCTGTTGAGAACATTGGACGGCAAGCCATCGCCCACAGTGGCCCAGGTGACGGACCAAGCCTGGAATGAGGCAAAAGCCGTCAAACACCTCTAGCGGTCACTGCTGAACCGACATCACGATCTTGTCTCACCAACCCTTCGCCAGGCACACCCGACCGTGCCGCCTGGCGGATGGGCGGCTGTGTGCCCGGGTGTCGGCCAAGCTCACTCATAACAACAAGAGATCTGACTTATGCTCGCTTTACTTGGCTTGGCCATGGTGGTGGTCTTCACGTTTCTGATCATGACCAAACGCTTGTCGCCGATCGTTGCCTTGACCGTTGTGCCGATTGTCTTCGCCGTGATCGGCGGGTTCGGCTCAACCACCGGCAAAATGATGCTGGACGGCCTGAAAATGGTCGCCCCATCGGCGGCGCTGTTGCTGTTCGCGATTCTGTTTTTTGGCCTGATGATCGATGCCGGCCTGTTCGATCCGCTGATTCGCAAACTCCTGAAGCGGGTCAACGGCGACCCGATGAAAATAGCCGTAGGCACTGCGCTGCTGTCGCTGGTGGTGGCGCTGGACGGTGACGGCACGACGACGTACATGATCACCTGCGCAGCGATGTTGCCGCTGTACAAGCGCATCGGCATGAACCCGATGATCCTGGCGACGGTGGCCATGCTCTCACTGAGCATCATGAGCGGCATGACGCCCTGGGGCGGGCCGGCGACGCGGGCCATCGCGGCACTGGGCCTTGATGCCGGTGAATATTTCGTGCCCTTGCTACCGACCATGATTGGCGGTGCGATGTGGGTGGTGTTCACGGCATTCCTGCTGGGCCGTGCCGAGCGCAAGCGCATTGGCAATGTCCAACTGCAGAGCGGCGGCGGTGACTGCTACATCAAGGCAATCATCGAGGACACCCCGCACAAGCGCCCGAAACTGGCCTACGTCAATCTGCTGCTGGTGATCGCCGTCATGACCGCGCTGGTGATGGGGATCATGCATTCGGCAATCCTCTTCCTGATCGGGTTCGTGCTGGCGCTGATGATCAACTATCCGCAGCTGGATATTCAGAAGGAGCGCATCCTTGCCCATTCGGGCAATGCCATGACGGTGGTCCTGCTGGTGTTTGCCGCCGGCATCTTCGCCGGGATTTTTTCCGGGACGAAAATGGTCGATGCGCTGGCGCAAACCCTGGTGGACTGGATTCCACCGTCCTGGGGCCATCTGTTTCCCCTGGTGGTCGCGATTACCAGCATGCCGTTGACCTTCGTGCTGTCCAACGATGCCTATTATTTCGGCGTCGTGCCGATCCTGGCCAACGCCGCCGCAGCCTACGGGATCGATCCGGTCGAAATCGCGCGGGCCTCCATTCTCGGTCAGCCGGTACACCTGATGAGCCCGCTGGTGGCCTCGACGCTGTTGCTGGTGGGCATGGTGGATCGCGATCTTGGCGATTTCCAGAAAGCCACCGTCAAATGGGCAGTACTCACCTCCCTGGTGATTACCACGCTGGCCTTGCTCACCGGGGCCTTGACCCTGTTTTCCTGATTCATCCATCACCTTCGCACTTATGCCTGTCGTGCCTCAATCGAGGCGCGCGCCGGCCTGCGCGCTCAATAACAACAACGAGTAGTTCGACATGACCGGTTTTTTTATCCGTGGGGCTTTGTTTCCAATGCTCGGCCTGTTGCCACTGGCCACCGCCAGCGCCGAGGGATTCATTGACGACAGCAAGCTCAAGCTGCAATTGCGCAACGTTTACTTCAACGAAAATTTCCGTGACGAGCATGGCATGAGCGCCCGAGCGGCAAGGACCGCCAAGAGCGAACGCACCGAATGGGCCCAAGGTTTTCTGTTGGATTACCAGTCAGGTTTCACACCCGGCACCGTCGGTCTTGGTGTCGACGCCCTGGGTCTGCTTGGCGTCAAGCTGGACTCTGGACGTGGCCGCAGCGGCACCGGTCTGCTGCCGGTGCAGGATGACGGTCGCGCAGCCGACGAGTTCGCCAGCGCGGGTATGACCGCCAAGGCCAGGCTGGCCAAGACCACACTCAAATACGGTACCTTGCTGCCCAAGACTCCGGTATTGGTCTACAACGACGCACGGCTGTTGCCCCAGACCTACCAGGGCACGCAAATCAGCAGTACGGACATTGATAATCTGGCGCTCACCGGTGGGCATCTGGAACGTTTCAAACTGCGGGACTCAAGCAACAGCATGCCGATTGTCCCCGATGGATATGCGGGCGATCAGTCAGGGGATTTCAATTATGCCGGTGCCGACTACAAGCTGGGAAAGAACCTCCGGCTGAGCTATTTCTACGGTGAGCTGGAGAACTTCTACCGCCAGAACTTTGCCGGCATCCAGCATGATCTGCCCCTTGGCGCCGGAGTGCTGACCAGCGACCTGCGTTACTTCCACAGCGTCGATTCGGGGACGGCCTACGCAGGCAAGATCGACAACGACATGCTCAGCGGCCTGCTGTCCTATGCGGTTGCCGGCCACACGCTGAGCGCTGGCTACCAGAAACTCAGCGGCGGGGCAGGCTTGCCTTACGTCAGCGGTGCCACGGTCTATTCCTTCAGCAACGTCGGTATCGGCAAGTTCATCGAGGAAGACGAGAAGACCTGGATGCTCGGCTACGGCTACGATTTTGCCCGCCTCGGTGTTCCCGGCCTGACCTTTTCCACTCGCTACCTGAGCGGTAGCGACGGCAAGTCCGATTCCACCGTCAACGAGTGGGAACGTGACGCCGAGATCGCCTATGTGGTGCAGCAGGGCAGCTTCAAGGGCTTGGGCGTGAAGCTGCGCAACTACGTCTACCGCTCGGATTTTTCAAGGGGCCGTGACAGCAACCGGATCTACTTTACCTACGATGTTGCCCTTTGGTAGGTCAGCGCGCCGTGGTGTCCGTCAGCAATAGTCCGGAAGCCAGGGCCAGGAAGCCCTCTACGACTTTGTCGCAGGCCAGGTGAGGATCCTGCGCATTGGCCATCCATAACGAAGCCCCGAGCAGGGCGCCCATGATCAGGCGCGCTGTCGCTTCGGTGTCGACCGTGCGGATCGTCCCCTCATCGAGCAGTCGCTGCAGGCTGCGTTGAGTGCTGCGGATGCAGGCGCTCTGGCTGGGCCACTGCGATGGATCGCCGAGTACGGCGGGTCCATCGAGAAATACGATGCGCTGGATTTCCGGTTCCAGGGACATCTTTATATAAGCGATGGACTCATCGATGAAGCCGTCCCAGGTCGTGGCGGCTTCGTCGATGATCGCTGACAGGCGCTTCACCATTTCTTCATCGATCTGGGCGATGACGGCCTGTAGCAGACCTTTCTTGTCACCGAAATGATGATACAGCGCCCCGCGTGTCAGGCCGGCTTGAGCGGTCAGATCGTCCATCGAACTGTCTGCATATCCTTTCGCTGCAAATGCCTCTCGCGCCGCCTTGATGAGCTTGCCGCGAGTCTCCGTAATCATGTCCGCACGCTTCTGCGCCATCGGTCGACGTCCTCAAAAAAATTTAACATTCATGGCGTATGCGAATTGACATACGTGGCGTATGTCGTATTGTGTCTCACATACGAGGCGTATGCAATCAGCCTGGCGACTTGTTTGCAGGCGCTGGAACGCCGTAAAGCCAGTACAGG
Encoded proteins:
- a CDS encoding OprD family porin encodes the protein MTGFFIRGALFPMLGLLPLATASAEGFIDDSKLKLQLRNVYFNENFRDEHGMSARAARTAKSERTEWAQGFLLDYQSGFTPGTVGLGVDALGLLGVKLDSGRGRSGTGLLPVQDDGRAADEFASAGMTAKARLAKTTLKYGTLLPKTPVLVYNDARLLPQTYQGTQISSTDIDNLALTGGHLERFKLRDSSNSMPIVPDGYAGDQSGDFNYAGADYKLGKNLRLSYFYGELENFYRQNFAGIQHDLPLGAGVLTSDLRYFHSVDSGTAYAGKIDNDMLSGLLSYAVAGHTLSAGYQKLSGGAGLPYVSGATVYSFSNVGIGKFIEEDEKTWMLGYGYDFARLGVPGLTFSTRYLSGSDGKSDSTVNEWERDAEIAYVVQQGSFKGLGVKLRNYVYRSDFSRGRDSNRIYFTYDVALW
- a CDS encoding TetR/AcrR family transcriptional regulator codes for the protein MAQKRADMITETRGKLIKAAREAFAAKGYADSSMDDLTAQAGLTRGALYHHFGDKKGLLQAVIAQIDEEMVKRLSAIIDEAATTWDGFIDESIAYIKMSLEPEIQRIVFLDGPAVLGDPSQWPSQSACIRSTQRSLQRLLDEGTIRTVDTEATARLIMGALLGASLWMANAQDPHLACDKVVEGFLALASGLLLTDTTAR